In one window of Prosthecobacter vanneervenii DNA:
- a CDS encoding PSD1 and planctomycete cytochrome C domain-containing protein: MTRSRLPAFLFLLSCHAAGGMFAADADAERSAMKFFENEVRPILVKRCFDCHSNTKQKGGLRVDNIGYLKTGGDTGPALVPGHPEKSAMIEAIHYKDEDFQMPPKNNGGKMPDAEIATLEKWIKLGAPWPDNPAQKVVVTEGGFTEEQRNYWFFKPVAKVSPPKVAGKWVRNDIDRFIAAKQAELKLTPAAEADRNELVRRVYFDLHGLPPTREQIDKFVNDKDPRAYEKLVDELLASPSYGERWAQHWLDLVRYAESDGYNADEYRPSVWPYRDYVIKSFNDDKPYDQFVREQLAGDEIAPDDPNVLIATCFLRNPIYEWNQRDVKGQWDIILTDMTDTTGELFLGLSMGCAHCHNHKFDPILQKDYYRLRAFLAPVQWRDDLKLATPAEKKAFAEQQAKWETATADIRAKMDAITGPLVEPKVERALTRFTEDLQEMVRKPDAERGALERQLAGLCQRQMQRERKTFDPMKSLKSEEKKAEYKALEEELKKFDSLKPKPLMDAFVATDAGPVPPSVALKTRKGEQEIAPGFLTLLEPKEPEIKPIGNSTGRRTVLANWITRPDNRLSTRVIVNRIWQYHFGRGIVATASDFGKLGEKPTHPELLDFLTTKFVANGWHIKPLHREIMLSATYRQTARREPVGDIAKIDPSNHYLWRFNPRRLDAEQVRDALLAASGELDPKSGGPAEDGNGSRRSIYIMKKRNNQNELLRALDAPAGFASTAERQSTTTPTQALQLLNGDWLLARARKLAGRVENIDDAWLAVLGRLPTKMERTKAEAFLKRRAGTSSQPVAPAAEAVENNSGFKENSPHERLLVQSGTEEGDEFTVEAIASLNSIDANASVRTIASRWNGGKDSLESFGWSLGVTGVKSRFKPRNVIMQVVGEDENSNIGYQVVPSDIHIELGRRYHIVARVSCTGHTVAFTVRDLDTPGASPESVVVPMDIRAKLSAGTAQLVVGGLNKRAPTHQWDGQIEALRVAASVLEDKALSSDPEKWSAGLVTWRSADPLTSQFAWSGSDTKTVEADDPFRQAMNDLCQVLLNTNEFFYLH; the protein is encoded by the coding sequence ATGACACGGTCACGCCTACCAGCCTTCCTTTTCCTGCTCTCCTGCCACGCTGCGGGCGGGATGTTTGCCGCTGACGCCGACGCGGAGCGCTCAGCCATGAAGTTCTTTGAAAACGAAGTGCGGCCCATCCTGGTGAAGCGCTGCTTTGACTGCCACAGCAACACCAAGCAGAAGGGCGGCCTCCGTGTGGACAACATCGGCTATCTCAAGACCGGCGGCGACACCGGTCCGGCCCTCGTCCCCGGGCATCCAGAAAAATCCGCCATGATCGAGGCCATCCACTACAAGGATGAAGACTTCCAGATGCCTCCCAAAAACAACGGCGGCAAGATGCCCGATGCCGAAATCGCTACTTTGGAAAAGTGGATCAAGCTCGGTGCGCCTTGGCCGGACAATCCTGCGCAAAAAGTGGTCGTGACCGAGGGCGGCTTCACCGAGGAGCAGCGCAACTACTGGTTCTTCAAGCCGGTGGCCAAGGTCTCTCCCCCCAAGGTCGCTGGCAAGTGGGTGCGCAATGACATCGACCGCTTCATCGCCGCCAAGCAGGCCGAGCTCAAGCTCACTCCCGCTGCCGAGGCGGACCGCAATGAGCTGGTGCGCCGCGTTTACTTCGACCTCCACGGCCTACCGCCCACCCGCGAGCAGATCGACAAATTCGTCAACGACAAGGACCCGCGCGCCTATGAAAAGCTGGTGGATGAGCTTCTCGCCAGTCCAAGCTATGGCGAGCGCTGGGCCCAGCATTGGCTGGATCTCGTCCGCTACGCCGAAAGCGACGGCTACAATGCCGATGAATACCGCCCCTCCGTCTGGCCTTACCGCGACTACGTCATCAAATCCTTCAACGATGACAAGCCCTACGACCAGTTCGTGCGCGAGCAGCTCGCGGGCGATGAGATCGCGCCGGATGATCCCAATGTGCTCATCGCCACCTGCTTCCTGCGTAATCCCATCTACGAATGGAATCAGCGCGATGTGAAGGGTCAGTGGGACATCATTCTCACGGACATGACGGACACCACCGGCGAGCTCTTTCTCGGCCTCAGCATGGGCTGCGCCCATTGCCACAATCACAAGTTTGACCCCATCCTGCAGAAGGACTACTACCGCCTGCGCGCCTTCCTCGCTCCCGTCCAATGGCGCGATGACCTCAAGCTGGCCACCCCCGCCGAAAAGAAGGCATTCGCCGAGCAGCAGGCCAAATGGGAAACCGCCACCGCCGACATCCGCGCTAAAATGGATGCGATTACCGGCCCGCTCGTCGAGCCCAAGGTGGAGCGTGCGCTCACCCGCTTCACAGAAGATCTCCAGGAAATGGTGCGCAAGCCCGATGCCGAGCGCGGAGCCTTGGAAAGGCAGCTCGCCGGCCTGTGCCAGCGCCAGATGCAGCGCGAGCGCAAAACCTTCGACCCGATGAAGAGCCTCAAGAGCGAAGAAAAAAAGGCCGAGTACAAGGCCTTGGAGGAGGAGCTCAAGAAGTTCGACAGCCTCAAGCCCAAGCCCCTCATGGACGCCTTTGTCGCCACAGATGCCGGACCCGTGCCTCCCTCGGTCGCGCTCAAGACCCGCAAAGGCGAGCAGGAAATCGCCCCTGGCTTCCTCACCCTGCTTGAGCCCAAGGAGCCCGAGATCAAACCCATCGGCAACTCCACCGGCCGCCGCACCGTTCTGGCCAACTGGATTACACGTCCGGACAACCGCCTCTCCACCCGCGTCATCGTCAACCGCATCTGGCAGTACCACTTTGGGCGTGGCATCGTCGCCACCGCCAGCGATTTCGGAAAGCTCGGCGAGAAGCCCACTCATCCGGAGCTGCTCGACTTCCTCACCACCAAGTTCGTGGCCAACGGCTGGCACATCAAGCCGCTGCACCGTGAGATCATGCTCTCCGCCACCTACCGGCAGACGGCGCGTCGTGAGCCTGTCGGCGACATCGCCAAGATCGATCCCTCCAACCATTACCTCTGGCGCTTCAATCCCCGCCGTCTCGATGCTGAGCAGGTGCGCGATGCACTGCTCGCCGCCAGCGGAGAGCTGGATCCCAAATCCGGCGGTCCTGCTGAGGATGGCAACGGCTCACGCCGTTCCATCTACATCATGAAGAAGCGCAACAATCAGAATGAGCTGCTGCGCGCCCTGGATGCCCCTGCCGGATTTGCCAGCACGGCTGAACGCCAGAGCACCACCACCCCCACGCAGGCCCTGCAGCTCCTGAATGGCGACTGGTTGCTGGCCCGCGCCCGCAAGCTGGCCGGACGTGTGGAAAACATCGACGATGCCTGGCTGGCCGTGCTGGGCCGTCTGCCCACCAAGATGGAACGCACCAAAGCGGAGGCCTTCCTCAAAAGGCGTGCCGGAACATCTAGCCAGCCCGTGGCACCCGCCGCAGAGGCCGTTGAAAACAACAGCGGCTTCAAAGAAAACAGCCCGCACGAGCGCCTGCTAGTTCAAAGCGGCACGGAGGAAGGCGACGAGTTCACCGTGGAAGCCATTGCAAGTCTCAACAGCATCGATGCGAATGCCTCCGTGCGCACCATCGCCTCCCGCTGGAATGGCGGGAAGGACAGCCTTGAGTCCTTTGGCTGGAGCCTTGGGGTCACGGGTGTGAAATCACGCTTCAAACCGCGCAACGTCATCATGCAGGTCGTGGGCGAAGATGAAAACTCCAACATCGGCTATCAGGTGGTGCCATCAGACATTCATATCGAGCTGGGCCGCCGCTATCACATCGTCGCCCGCGTTTCCTGCACCGGCCATACCGTCGCCTTTACCGTGCGCGATCTCGACACGCCAGGGGCCTCGCCCGAGTCCGTCGTGGTCCCCATGGATATCCGCGCCAAGCTCAGCGCTGGCACAGCTCAGCTCGTGGTCGGTGGTCTGAACAAACGCGCACCCACCCATCAGTGGGACGGGCAGATCGAGGCCCTGCGCGTGGCAGCCAGTGTGCTGGAAGACAAGGCCCTCAGCAGCGATCCTGAGAAATGGTCCGCAGGCCTCGTCACCTGGCGCTCCGCAGATCCTCTCACCTCACAGTTTGCCTGGTCCGGTTCCGACACCAAGACCGTCGAGGCAGATGATCCCTTCCGCCAGGCCATGAATGATCTCTGCCAGGTCCTCCTGAATACGAACGAGTTTTTCTACCTCCACTAA
- a CDS encoding SGNH/GDSL hydrolase family protein: MKTSRRFFFVALAFICMAAQASAQTKVLFLGNSITKHGPKADIDWKGNWGMAASAEANDYVHLVTKGLTDKAGAAPEVMVKNIADFERAYAGYDVPAKLKEAIDFHADLIILAIGENVPALKTAEDKAKLQASVTTLLNALKAGKKPIILVRSCFWANAAKDEALSLACSAVEGVYVDISTLGKDESNYARSERPYKHAGVANHPGDKGMAAIAAALLKAFP, from the coding sequence ATGAAAACATCCCGCCGCTTTTTCTTCGTCGCCCTCGCCTTCATTTGCATGGCCGCGCAGGCCTCCGCACAGACCAAGGTGCTCTTCCTCGGCAACAGCATCACCAAGCACGGCCCCAAGGCCGACATCGATTGGAAGGGAAACTGGGGTATGGCCGCCAGCGCGGAGGCCAATGACTATGTGCATCTCGTCACCAAAGGCCTCACGGACAAAGCAGGCGCGGCGCCTGAGGTCATGGTGAAAAACATCGCCGACTTTGAGCGTGCCTATGCCGGCTACGACGTGCCTGCCAAGCTTAAGGAAGCCATCGATTTTCATGCCGACCTTATCATCCTCGCCATCGGCGAAAATGTGCCCGCTTTAAAGACAGCTGAAGACAAGGCAAAGCTGCAGGCCAGTGTGACCACCCTCCTGAATGCACTGAAAGCCGGCAAAAAGCCCATCATTCTCGTGCGCAGTTGTTTCTGGGCCAATGCGGCCAAGGACGAAGCCCTCAGCCTGGCCTGCTCCGCCGTCGAAGGTGTGTACGTCGACATCAGCACTCTCGGCAAAGATGAGTCCAATTACGCCCGCTCAGAGCGTCCCTACAAGCATGCCGGCGTCGCAAATCACCCTGGCGACAAAGGCATGGCCGCGATCGCCGCTGCTCTGCTAAAGGCATTCCCCTGA
- a CDS encoding gluconate 2-dehydrogenase subunit 3 family protein has product MSAPKDLPRMDRRTALQWMLTATASMAARDAQLVAADAASSNAKGYGPDPVMAKVYKPGDVWPLTFTEPQRRATRALCDVIIPADAASPSASAVGVHDFIDEWISSPYPAQAGDRRVILEGLKWIDEESARRFSKTFAELSPEQQLALCTDLAASKPKPELKKGAAFFKRFRDLTAGGYYTTPEGMKAIGYVGNVPSGSFEGPPIEALKHVGLA; this is encoded by the coding sequence ATGAGCGCTCCCAAAGACCTTCCTCGCATGGACCGCCGCACTGCGCTGCAGTGGATGCTAACCGCCACCGCATCCATGGCAGCACGTGATGCGCAGCTTGTTGCCGCGGACGCCGCTTCTTCAAATGCCAAAGGCTACGGACCTGATCCAGTCATGGCCAAGGTGTACAAACCGGGAGACGTCTGGCCTCTCACATTCACCGAACCCCAGCGTCGCGCCACTCGTGCTCTGTGCGACGTCATCATCCCCGCTGACGCCGCCTCCCCCAGCGCCTCGGCGGTGGGAGTGCATGATTTCATCGATGAGTGGATCAGCTCCCCGTATCCGGCGCAGGCCGGAGACCGCCGTGTGATTCTTGAGGGGCTAAAATGGATCGATGAAGAATCAGCGCGCCGTTTCAGCAAGACCTTCGCAGAGCTCTCGCCCGAGCAGCAGCTCGCTCTTTGCACAGACCTGGCTGCCTCCAAACCCAAGCCCGAGCTCAAAAAGGGCGCGGCCTTCTTCAAGCGCTTCCGCGATCTCACCGCAGGTGGCTACTACACCACTCCTGAAGGCATGAAAGCCATCGGATATGTCGGCAATGTGCCCTCGGGTTCCTTCGAGGGGCCACCCATCGAGGCGCTCAAGCATGTAGGCCTCGCCTGA
- a CDS encoding GMC oxidoreductase translates to MPNITSDKLQDSYDVVIVGSGAGGGQTAYTLTMEGLKVLILEAGRSFDVQTEVAMLQLPSHAPLRGEKTPDKQYGFHDCSINSGWDIPGEPYTNASKAPVDEFRWWRQRMMGGRTNHWGRITLRNGPYDFKPRTRFGLGFDWPISYDDIAPYYDKVEMLIGVFGSNDGLENSPDSSPGVLQPAPKLRVGELYAQKHGKKAGAHIVSIHRAVLTQPQDANTLPAKLHPGNAKAQAILADSMRTRSPCFWATDCHRGCAIRANYDSQTVHLRPALATGNLDILPNAMAREVTLDKKGRASGVTFIDKTTGREGHAKGRAVVLAASSQESVRLLLNSKSSAFPQGLANSSGKVGKYITDSVSSSLSAYIPAFEGMPIHNEDGAGGPHAYVPWTLHAQNAKGQLGFPGGYHLEFTTGRQMPSLNVINGIDSRAGHDGVLFGAKLKEEARRTYGCQMGFGAQGTMLPNDGCFTEIDPELKDQWGIPVLRFHWKWTDFELNQVRHQQQRIREILEAMGGRISAKADNDPAKLIRRGGEVIHEVGGAIMGADREISVTNQWSQTWDVKNLFMADGAPFASTADKNPTLTIMALAWRMADHLMDEMKKGNI, encoded by the coding sequence ATGCCAAACATTACTTCCGACAAACTTCAGGATTCTTATGACGTGGTCATCGTAGGTTCCGGAGCAGGCGGAGGCCAGACGGCCTACACGCTGACAATGGAGGGCCTCAAGGTTCTCATCCTCGAGGCGGGCCGGTCCTTTGATGTGCAGACAGAGGTGGCCATGCTGCAATTGCCGAGCCACGCCCCGCTGCGCGGTGAAAAAACTCCGGATAAACAATACGGCTTCCACGACTGCTCCATCAACAGCGGCTGGGACATTCCCGGGGAGCCTTACACCAACGCCAGCAAGGCACCTGTGGATGAGTTCCGCTGGTGGCGGCAGCGCATGATGGGAGGCCGCACCAACCACTGGGGCCGCATCACCCTTCGCAATGGTCCTTACGATTTCAAGCCACGCACTCGTTTTGGTCTCGGCTTTGACTGGCCGATTAGCTACGACGACATCGCCCCCTATTACGACAAGGTCGAAATGCTCATCGGTGTCTTCGGCTCCAACGATGGGCTTGAGAATTCGCCTGATTCATCTCCAGGCGTGCTACAGCCAGCACCCAAGCTCCGCGTGGGCGAGCTCTATGCACAGAAGCACGGCAAAAAAGCAGGTGCCCACATCGTCTCCATCCATCGGGCGGTGCTCACCCAGCCTCAGGATGCAAACACCCTTCCGGCCAAACTCCATCCCGGCAATGCCAAGGCGCAGGCCATCCTGGCGGACTCCATGCGCACGCGCTCACCCTGCTTCTGGGCCACGGACTGCCATCGCGGCTGCGCCATACGTGCCAACTACGATTCGCAGACCGTGCATCTGCGCCCTGCACTGGCCACGGGAAATCTGGACATCCTGCCCAATGCGATGGCGCGCGAGGTCACGCTCGACAAGAAGGGCCGGGCCTCAGGTGTCACCTTTATCGACAAAACCACCGGCCGTGAAGGTCATGCCAAAGGCCGCGCTGTGGTGCTGGCAGCCAGCTCGCAGGAGTCGGTGCGCCTGCTGCTCAATTCCAAATCCAGCGCCTTCCCGCAGGGGCTCGCCAATTCCAGCGGCAAAGTGGGCAAATACATCACTGACTCGGTCTCGAGCAGCCTCAGCGCTTACATTCCCGCCTTTGAAGGCATGCCCATTCACAATGAAGACGGTGCCGGCGGTCCGCATGCCTATGTGCCCTGGACGCTGCATGCGCAGAATGCCAAAGGTCAGCTCGGCTTTCCCGGCGGCTATCATCTGGAGTTCACCACGGGACGGCAGATGCCCTCTCTCAATGTAATCAATGGCATCGACTCACGTGCCGGACATGACGGCGTGCTGTTTGGGGCCAAGCTCAAAGAGGAGGCCCGGCGCACTTATGGCTGCCAGATGGGCTTTGGCGCTCAGGGCACCATGCTGCCAAACGATGGCTGCTTCACCGAGATCGATCCCGAGCTGAAAGATCAGTGGGGCATTCCTGTGCTGCGCTTTCATTGGAAATGGACGGACTTTGAGCTCAATCAGGTGCGCCACCAGCAGCAGCGCATTCGCGAAATTCTCGAAGCCATGGGCGGCAGAATCTCTGCCAAAGCTGATAATGATCCAGCCAAGCTCATCAGACGAGGGGGAGAGGTCATCCATGAGGTAGGTGGTGCGATCATGGGCGCAGACCGTGAGATCTCGGTCACCAACCAATGGAGCCAGACCTGGGATGTGAAAAATCTCTTCATGGCAGATGGCGCCCCCTTTGCCAGCACAGCGGATAAAAACCCCACCCTCACCATCATGGCCCTGGCATGGCGCATGGCCGACCACCTGATGGACGAAATGAAGAAAGGAAATATCTGA
- a CDS encoding DUF1552 domain-containing protein, with the protein MHTHHFSRRAFLRGAGVSMALPWMESFNVWGDEPKRDKPASEAPVRLCVTFSGNGFHSQEWWAKGEGKGMELGKVLQPLHEFREKLLFVRGLYHEEARKGNIHSSQTGNMLSGAPIASGGEIRSGTSFDQVLAQTYGRSTKVPSLVLACEKSNPSVHKNYSMLYSSHISWSSPTTPTPLELYPALAFDRLFKDEASPADKSVLDAVLAEARDLKRDISLNDQRKLDEYLDSVRDVEKRIENAGKRGELQGWRPTLEKPNIKRPADGIPQDIGEHMKLMIDLLVLGFQTDTTRITTLKLNNDHSALRFPNLPSVQQAGHGIDYMIHHLLSHSDGEDWLKVNQFFIGQLAYLARKLDSIQEGPRTLLDNTMLMHCSSMMAGARHDNDQLPVIVLGGAGGRLKGGRVLDYKDKPERQLCRLFMSMMDKMGQHPKIFGDAKMMLEEV; encoded by the coding sequence ATGCACACACATCATTTCTCACGTCGAGCCTTCCTGCGCGGAGCGGGCGTCTCCATGGCGCTGCCATGGATGGAGTCTTTCAATGTTTGGGGAGATGAACCCAAACGTGACAAGCCCGCCAGCGAGGCTCCGGTGCGCCTGTGCGTCACCTTTTCAGGCAATGGCTTCCACTCTCAGGAATGGTGGGCCAAAGGCGAGGGGAAGGGGATGGAGCTGGGCAAAGTCCTGCAGCCTCTCCACGAATTCCGCGAAAAGCTTCTGTTTGTGCGCGGTCTCTACCATGAGGAGGCACGGAAGGGGAACATCCACTCCTCGCAGACTGGCAACATGCTCTCCGGCGCGCCGATTGCTTCCGGTGGTGAGATTCGCTCAGGCACCAGTTTTGACCAGGTGCTCGCGCAAACCTACGGCCGCAGCACCAAGGTGCCGAGTCTTGTGCTCGCGTGTGAGAAGTCGAACCCCTCGGTGCACAAAAACTACTCCATGCTCTACAGCTCCCACATCTCATGGAGCTCTCCCACCACACCGACTCCGCTGGAGCTCTACCCCGCGCTTGCCTTTGACCGTCTGTTTAAAGATGAAGCATCCCCTGCCGACAAAAGCGTGCTGGATGCGGTGCTCGCTGAGGCACGGGATCTCAAGCGTGACATCAGCCTCAATGACCAGCGCAAGCTCGATGAGTATCTTGATTCCGTGCGCGATGTGGAAAAGCGCATCGAAAACGCAGGCAAACGCGGTGAGCTGCAAGGCTGGCGGCCTACGCTCGAAAAGCCGAACATCAAGCGTCCTGCCGACGGCATCCCGCAGGACATCGGCGAGCACATGAAGCTCATGATTGATCTCCTCGTGCTGGGTTTCCAGACTGACACCACACGAATCACCACACTGAAACTCAACAATGACCATAGCGCCCTGCGCTTTCCCAATCTCCCCAGTGTGCAGCAGGCGGGGCATGGCATCGACTACATGATCCACCATCTGCTCTCCCACAGCGATGGCGAAGACTGGCTGAAGGTGAATCAATTTTTCATTGGGCAGCTCGCCTACCTTGCCCGCAAGCTGGACTCCATCCAGGAAGGCCCGCGCACGCTGCTGGACAATACCATGCTCATGCACTGCTCCAGCATGATGGCCGGGGCCAGGCACGACAACGACCAGCTTCCCGTCATCGTTCTTGGCGGCGCTGGCGGACGGCTCAAAGGTGGCCGTGTGCTCGATTATAAAGACAAACCCGAGCGCCAGCTTTGCCGCCTCTTCATGTCCATGATGGACAAAATGGGCCAGCATCCCAAAATCTTCGGCGATGCTAAAATGATGCTGGAAGAGGTTTGA